A genome region from Phoenix dactylifera cultivar Barhee BC4 chromosome 18, palm_55x_up_171113_PBpolish2nd_filt_p, whole genome shotgun sequence includes the following:
- the LOC103719776 gene encoding GATA transcription factor 8 has translation MATGTKKYVDNAMARTVDVMCGDLFDHIDDLLDFPDDDDVRGMDDYQCGPAPPAPAPAFTPLLPPLHADGLLGGDGAGGGDSSDGSGDGAGGAASAFHRGDEKLAPWDDLEIAELEWLSSFFDDNDSFTVDFPKCNTAPTAAAATVIGTNDSNNSSGNSKEGSLFRTSSPVSVLEPNSLSIGGSGGGGSSSSSFSSSSSSCSGTGGGSSGARIREAPPISHPEPILAVPARARSKRPRPATFSSRPHVTVPFLPPLSDNIPAPTPVDSSSNSKSESFGESNPGPDTMKQKKKKKCSAGTAAGGDEAPPVRKCMHCEIQKTPQWRAGPMGPKTLCNACGVRYKSGRLFPEYRPAASPTFVPSLHSNSHRKVVEMRLEASHRAAAAGLPSPESASKDSCDLLAYIRRRE, from the exons ATGGCGACGGGGACGAAGAAGTACGTCGACAATGCGATGGCCCGGACGGTGGACGTGATGTGCGGCGATCTCTTCGATCACATCGACGACTTGCTGGACTTCCCCGACGACGATGACGTGCGAGGGATGGACGACTACCAATGTGGGCCCGCCCCTCCCGCCCCCGCTCCGGCTTTCACCCCGCTGCTTCCTCCCCTTCACGCCGATGGCTTGTTGGGCGGAGACGGCGCCGGCGGAGGAGACTCCAGCGATGGCTCTGGTGACGGTGCCGGCGGCGCTGCTTCTGCCTTCCACCGGGGGGACGAAAAACTCGCTCCG TGGGACGACCTTGAAATCGCTGAGCTGGAGTGGCTATCCAGTTTCTTCGACGACAACGATTCCTTCACCGTCGACTTCCCCAAATGCAACACTGCCCCCACCGCCGCGGCCGCCACCGTCATCGGCACCAACGACAGCAACAATAGCAGCGGCAACAGCAAGGAGGGCTCCCTCTTCCGCACCTCCAGCCCTGTATCCGTGCTCGAGCCTAACAGCCTTAGCATTGGCGGCAGTGGCGGAGGTGGTTCCTCCTCCTCAtcgttctcctcctcttcctcctcctgctccgGCACCGGTGGAGGAAGCAGCGGCGCACGGATCCGGGAGGCTCCTCCCATCAGCCATCCGGAGCCCATTCTGGCGGTCCCGGCCCGTGCTCGCAGCAAGCGCCCCCGACCTGCCACCTTCTCCTCCCGCCCCCACGTCACCgtccccttcctccctcctctctccgaCAACATACCTGCCCCAACCCCTGTCGACTCCTCCTCTAATTCCAAATCCGAGAGCTTCGGCGAGTCCAATCCCGGACCTGATAcgatgaagcagaagaagaagaagaagtgctCTGCTGGCACTGCTGCCGGAGGAGACGAGGCACCCCCGGTGAGGAAGTGCATGCATTGCGAGATCCAGAAGACCCCGCAATGGAGGGCGGGGCCGATGGGGCCCAAGACCCTCTGCAATGCCTGTGGGGTCCGCTACAAGTCGGGAAGGCTCTTCCCTGAGTACCGCCCTGCCGCCAGCCCCACCTTCGTCCCCTCCCTCCACTCCAATTCTCACAGGAAGGTGGTCGAGATGCGTCTCGAAGCCAGCCACAGGGCCGCTGCCGCCGGGCTGCCGTCGCCCGAGTCTGCTTCCAAGGACAGCTGCGATCTCCTTGCTTACATCCGTAGGAGGGAGTGA